The Sphingosinithalassobacter sp. CS137 genome includes a region encoding these proteins:
- a CDS encoding antibiotic biosynthesis monooxygenase family protein: MFVAVYWWRVHPGKEAQFRKAWRRGTELIRERYGSYGSRLHQERDGRFVGYAEWPDEAAWQRAYDAKMVYDEPETRAAFVDAVAEVPPDNLPAFTMTVTDDLLDRD, from the coding sequence ATGTTCGTCGCGGTCTATTGGTGGCGCGTCCACCCAGGCAAGGAAGCGCAGTTCCGAAAGGCGTGGCGGCGCGGGACCGAGCTGATCCGGGAACGCTACGGCAGCTACGGCTCCCGGCTGCACCAGGAGCGCGACGGCCGATTCGTCGGCTATGCCGAATGGCCGGACGAAGCGGCGTGGCAGCGGGCCTATGACGCCAAGATGGTCTATGACGAGCCCGAGACCCGCGCTGCCTTCGTCGATGCCGTCGCCGAAGTCCCGCCGGACAATCTTCCCGCCTTCACGATGACGGTGACCGACGACCTGCTCGACCGCGATTAA
- a CDS encoding GGDEF domain-containing protein has protein sequence MAGVRAVRASSAGDASRRLYDRIGAFLFDQRLEPDPTNFAFAYHLLENPEGPLARAVAALTDGGVRLTRRDIESLGCEATPGQSEATDGKKAEGLVAQTQMQVEGFEDIMHAMRAETEGFGRDLAASAAAINQSRAEVGNDGVMLDEVARITAAMLTRVRTAESRLESATREASDLRKKLEEARDNARRDPLTELPNRRALEEAFTAQSAAGERLCLAVCDVDHFKSVNDRFGHAVGDRVLKAIAEALSQACSGHLVARYGGEEFAVLFAGIALEPARATLDTARATVAAKRYRLRESDAPLGEITFSAGLAAGARDDSFQSLFQRADRLLYTAKNNGRNCVRTG, from the coding sequence ATGGCCGGGGTGAGGGCGGTCCGAGCGAGCAGCGCCGGCGATGCAAGCCGCCGGCTATATGATCGAATCGGCGCGTTTCTGTTCGATCAGCGGCTTGAGCCCGATCCGACCAATTTCGCTTTCGCCTATCATCTTCTCGAGAACCCGGAGGGGCCGCTCGCCCGTGCAGTGGCGGCGCTGACCGACGGCGGCGTGCGGCTGACTCGGCGCGACATCGAGTCGCTCGGCTGCGAGGCCACGCCCGGCCAGAGCGAGGCCACCGACGGCAAAAAGGCCGAAGGGCTGGTCGCGCAGACCCAGATGCAGGTCGAGGGTTTCGAGGACATCATGCATGCGATGCGCGCTGAAACCGAGGGCTTCGGCCGCGATCTCGCCGCGAGTGCCGCCGCCATCAATCAGTCGCGCGCCGAAGTGGGGAACGACGGCGTGATGCTCGATGAAGTCGCGCGAATCACGGCGGCGATGCTGACGCGCGTGCGCACTGCCGAGAGCCGACTTGAATCCGCCACCCGCGAAGCGAGCGATCTCCGCAAGAAGCTTGAGGAAGCGCGCGACAATGCCCGGCGCGATCCGCTGACCGAGCTGCCCAACCGGCGGGCGCTCGAAGAGGCCTTTACCGCCCAGTCGGCTGCAGGCGAACGGCTCTGCCTTGCGGTGTGCGACGTCGATCACTTCAAGTCGGTCAACGATCGCTTCGGCCATGCCGTGGGTGATCGAGTGCTCAAGGCGATCGCCGAGGCGCTGTCGCAGGCGTGCAGCGGCCATCTCGTCGCCCGTTATGGCGGTGAGGAGTTCGCGGTGCTGTTCGCGGGCATCGCCCTAGAGCCGGCGCGCGCGACACTCGATACTGCGCGGGCGACCGTCGCCGCCAAGCGATACCGGCTGCGCGAGAGCGACGCCCCGCTCGGCGAGATCACCTTTTCGGCCGGACTTGCTGCCGGAGCCAGGGACGACAGTTTCCAGTCGCTGTTCCAGCGCGCCGACAGGCTGCTCTACACCGCGAAGAACAACGGCCGGAACTGCGTCCGGACCGGCTGA
- a CDS encoding peroxiredoxin: protein MWTRLLLPAALVAAASPALAALTIGAQAPDFRTQGALDGRAFPLKLSDQLARGPVVLYFFPAAFTPGCNAEARAFSEAADAFRAAGAQVIGMSADPIDKLQRFSVEHCAGRFPVAHADAAVIRGYDVALRGNGAMTSRTSYVIGRDGRIAYVHDDPAFAGHVTGTLAAVRELGAAAD from the coding sequence ATGTGGACACGATTGCTCCTTCCCGCGGCGCTCGTCGCGGCAGCCTCGCCGGCGCTGGCTGCGCTGACGATCGGTGCTCAGGCGCCCGATTTCCGAACCCAGGGGGCGCTGGATGGCAGGGCCTTTCCGCTGAAGCTTTCGGATCAGCTCGCGCGCGGCCCGGTGGTGCTCTATTTCTTTCCCGCCGCCTTCACGCCCGGCTGCAATGCCGAAGCCCGCGCCTTTTCCGAGGCGGCCGACGCGTTTCGCGCCGCCGGGGCACAGGTGATCGGAATGTCCGCCGATCCGATCGACAAGCTGCAGCGCTTCTCGGTGGAGCATTGCGCGGGCCGCTTCCCGGTCGCGCACGCCGATGCGGCAGTGATTCGCGGATATGACGTGGCGCTGCGCGGCAATGGAGCGATGACCAGCCGCACCAGCTATGTCATCGGCCGCGATGGCAGGATCGCCTATGTCCACGACGATCCCGCGTTCGCCGGCCACGTCACCGGCACGCTGGCGGCGGTACGCGAACTCGGGGCCGCGGCTGATTAA
- a CDS encoding glucose 1-dehydrogenase, producing the protein MTDTVEMVHEDNLPGHESTLEPKPDWEPRYPGSGRLEGKVAVVTGADSGIGRAVAALYAREGADVAIVYLCEHDDAEKTAQIVRGEGREALTIAGDVGDEDFCTSAIRQVVEKFGRIDVLVNNAGEQHPDKNITEITEKQLRRTFQTNIFGMFFMVQAALPHLKKGAAIVNCTSVTMYKGSPELLDYSSTKGAITAFTRSLSGNLAEKGIRVNAVAPGPIWTPLNPKGGATEEKLEHFGESTPMGRPGQPNEVAPSFLFLACEDASYMSGQVLHPNGGIVVNG; encoded by the coding sequence ATGACCGATACCGTCGAGATGGTTCACGAAGACAATCTGCCCGGCCACGAGAGCACTCTCGAGCCCAAGCCGGACTGGGAGCCGCGCTATCCCGGCTCGGGGCGCCTCGAAGGCAAGGTGGCGGTGGTGACGGGCGCCGACAGCGGCATCGGCCGCGCCGTGGCGGCGCTCTATGCCCGCGAAGGCGCCGATGTCGCGATCGTGTATCTGTGCGAGCATGACGACGCCGAGAAGACCGCGCAGATCGTTCGCGGCGAAGGCCGGGAGGCACTCACCATCGCCGGCGACGTCGGCGACGAAGACTTCTGCACGTCCGCGATCCGGCAGGTGGTCGAGAAATTCGGCCGCATCGATGTGCTGGTGAACAATGCCGGCGAGCAGCATCCCGACAAGAACATCACCGAAATCACCGAAAAGCAGCTGCGCCGGACCTTCCAGACGAACATCTTCGGCATGTTCTTCATGGTTCAGGCGGCGCTGCCGCATCTTAAGAAAGGTGCCGCGATCGTGAACTGCACCTCGGTGACGATGTACAAGGGATCGCCGGAATTGCTGGATTATTCGAGCACCAAGGGTGCGATTACAGCGTTCACGCGATCGCTCTCCGGCAATCTCGCCGAGAAGGGCATTCGCGTGAACGCCGTTGCCCCGGGGCCGATCTGGACTCCGCTCAATCCGAAGGGCGGCGCCACCGAAGAGAAGCTCGAGCATTTCGGCGAATCGACTCCCATGGGCCGCCCCGGACAGCCCAACGAAGTCGCGCCGTCCTTCCTCTTTCTCGCCTGCGAGGACGCCAGCTATATGTCGGGGCAGGTGCTGCACCCGAACGGCGGCATCGTCGTCAACGGCTGA
- a CDS encoding phospholipase A, producing MRRRLLLAPLLAATAFPAAAQVRTVPVQPASEREALGGVEVYLVNEGEVPVSAQGPRQIEVTAADGTRLVLERLPAPERSVAPGGFAKLRYVPVGLAEAAVPRAEAFPPARLPEPGETVVQSATGSSAGFLDRFSPHEPVYGAFGLGDSGAKLQVSFAFQPIGGEGALSNLRFGYTQTMFWALDQDSGPFRATTYSPEVYADVPVGDASTLALGWRHDSNGRGAVGSIDANRIFARIEHRIDLGGDWRLDLAPQAWFYVGKQGAAPDLADYWGYMSITAALSRPDGLKIAVTGRGNFETGRGAAELFVSWPLARIDDRIGAYLFGQAFTGDGEVLDEFRVEDSHVRVGIALTR from the coding sequence ATGCGCCGCAGATTGCTCCTCGCTCCTCTTCTGGCCGCCACGGCGTTCCCTGCCGCAGCGCAGGTGCGCACGGTGCCGGTTCAGCCCGCATCCGAGCGCGAGGCGCTGGGCGGAGTCGAAGTCTATCTGGTCAACGAAGGCGAGGTGCCGGTGTCCGCGCAGGGTCCGCGCCAGATCGAAGTGACCGCGGCCGACGGGACGCGGCTGGTGCTCGAGCGGCTGCCGGCGCCGGAGCGCAGCGTCGCGCCGGGCGGCTTCGCGAAGCTGCGCTACGTTCCTGTCGGGCTTGCGGAGGCCGCGGTCCCGCGCGCCGAGGCGTTCCCGCCGGCACGCCTGCCCGAGCCGGGGGAGACGGTGGTACAGAGCGCGACAGGATCGTCGGCGGGCTTTCTCGATCGGTTTTCCCCTCACGAGCCCGTTTATGGCGCCTTCGGCCTCGGCGATTCCGGTGCGAAGCTGCAAGTGAGCTTCGCCTTTCAGCCGATCGGCGGCGAGGGCGCACTCAGCAATCTTCGCTTCGGCTATACGCAGACGATGTTCTGGGCGCTCGATCAAGATTCGGGGCCGTTCCGCGCCACCACTTACAGCCCCGAAGTCTATGCCGATGTGCCGGTCGGCGACGCCAGCACGCTGGCGCTCGGCTGGCGCCACGATTCGAACGGCCGCGGCGCGGTCGGCTCGATCGACGCCAACCGCATCTTCGCGCGCATCGAACATCGCATCGATCTCGGGGGCGACTGGCGGCTCGATCTCGCGCCACAGGCTTGGTTCTACGTCGGCAAGCAAGGCGCGGCACCGGATCTCGCCGACTATTGGGGATATATGTCGATCACTGCCGCGCTGTCGCGGCCGGACGGGCTGAAGATCGCCGTCACAGGCCGGGGGAATTTCGAAACGGGCAGAGGCGCTGCCGAACTGTTCGTTTCCTGGCCGCTGGCCAGGATCGACGATCGCATCGGTGCCTATCTCTTCGGTCAGGCGTTCACTGGCGATGGCGAGGTGCTCGATGAGTTTCGCGTCGAGGACAGCCATGTACGAGTCGGAATAGCGCTGACCCGCTGA
- the hisN gene encoding histidinol-phosphatase, with product MTVSSADIALAEQLADSARAAILPYFRAPHGLEAKADKSPVTLADRAAEEAMRKLLIAERPMDAIAGEEFGEREGASGRRWVLDPIDGTRAFIAGRPIFGTLIALLEDGWPVLGIIDQPILKERWLGVVGRPTTLNGAPATTRRCREIGEALLATTSPALFDDGQLHAFEHLDGQVLSTVLGGDCYNYACLASGHLDIVVEAQLKLHDFAALVPVVEGAGGRMCDWAGDPLTATSNGEVIAAGDPARVEEILDALACRGH from the coding sequence ATGACCGTTTCCTCCGCCGACATCGCCCTCGCCGAGCAGCTCGCCGACTCCGCGCGCGCGGCGATCCTCCCTTATTTTCGCGCGCCGCATGGGCTGGAGGCAAAGGCGGACAAGTCGCCGGTGACGCTGGCCGATCGCGCCGCCGAGGAGGCGATGCGCAAGCTGCTGATCGCCGAGCGGCCGATGGATGCGATCGCGGGCGAGGAATTCGGCGAGCGCGAGGGGGCCAGCGGCCGCCGATGGGTGCTCGATCCGATCGACGGCACGCGCGCCTTCATCGCCGGGCGGCCCATCTTCGGAACATTGATCGCGCTGCTCGAGGACGGCTGGCCGGTGCTGGGTATCATCGACCAGCCGATCCTGAAGGAGCGTTGGCTGGGAGTCGTGGGCCGCCCGACCACGTTGAACGGCGCGCCCGCGACGACGCGGCGCTGCCGCGAGATCGGCGAGGCGCTGCTCGCCACGACGTCGCCCGCGCTGTTCGACGACGGGCAGCTCCATGCCTTCGAGCATCTCGACGGCCAGGTGCTCAGCACCGTGCTGGGCGGCGATTGCTACAATTATGCATGCCTTGCCTCGGGCCATCTCGACATCGTCGTCGAGGCGCAGCTCAAGCTGCACGATTTCGCCGCCTTGGTGCCGGTCGTGGAAGGCGCGGGCGGACGGATGTGCGATTGGGCCGGCGACCCGCTGACCGCGACAAGCAACGGCGAAGTCATCGCCGCGGGCGATCCGGCCCGCGTCGAGGAGATTCTCGATGCGCTCGCCTGCCGCGGTCATTGA
- a CDS encoding YbhB/YbcL family Raf kinase inhibitor-like protein: MLEHVPHWLGHALKGVRAGADKLAIVQPELGSFDNLHLASPAFANGARLPVRFTEDGEGVSPPLFWTGVPEGAERLALIVEDADAPTPAPLVHAVVWDLPPHDGELVEGAIQADGKAGADGSDVGRNSYFAEGWLPPDPPTGHGEHHYAFQLFALAAGPDVGDNPGRGALVRAMAGKVLAAGLLTGTYSRGEAPPVRRAHSARTAPA; encoded by the coding sequence ATGCTCGAACACGTCCCCCATTGGCTGGGCCATGCGCTGAAAGGCGTGCGCGCGGGCGCCGACAAGCTCGCAATCGTTCAGCCCGAGCTCGGCAGCTTCGACAACCTGCATCTTGCCAGCCCTGCCTTCGCCAACGGCGCGCGCCTTCCCGTGCGCTTCACCGAGGATGGCGAGGGCGTTTCGCCACCGCTGTTCTGGACCGGTGTGCCAGAAGGAGCCGAGCGACTGGCGCTGATCGTCGAGGATGCCGATGCCCCGACACCGGCGCCGCTGGTGCATGCGGTCGTCTGGGATCTTCCGCCGCATGACGGCGAGCTGGTCGAAGGCGCGATCCAGGCCGACGGCAAGGCCGGAGCCGACGGCAGCGACGTGGGGCGAAACAGCTATTTCGCCGAGGGCTGGCTGCCGCCCGATCCTCCCACCGGCCATGGCGAGCATCATTATGCGTTTCAGCTCTTCGCGCTCGCCGCGGGGCCGGACGTGGGCGACAATCCCGGGCGCGGCGCGCTGGTGCGGGCAATGGCCGGCAAGGTACTTGCGGCCGGCTTGCTCACCGGCACCTATTCGCGCGGAGAGGCGCCCCCTGTCCGCCGGGCGCACTCCGCGCGCACTGCGCCAGCGTAA